In a genomic window of Xenopus laevis strain J_2021 chromosome 5S, Xenopus_laevis_v10.1, whole genome shotgun sequence:
- the vgll2.S gene encoding transcription cofactor vestigial-like protein 2 isoform X2 has protein sequence MSCLDVMYQVYGPPQPYFAAAYSPYHQKLAFYSKMQEAPESISTSSSTSSSGSSFSSHVPTSIKEEECSPGKERPPEAEYISSRCVLFTYFQGDISSVVDEHFSRALSQPSSYSPSSTSAKSSRSANTWRESSFPMSQRSFPPSFWNSSYHPSAVSAPSSLSSSLASPLSGSHADITFGADPYSPASIHSHLHQGPPEPWHHAHHHHHHHHPYAIGGALNTQGSSYPRPGMHEVYSTHFDPRYSSLLVPASVRPHRITPAGTSASTAQCDLGKGEPATSAWTTPGPFTGPATEMGQSIGLNVDAARRYSFCGGTLLS, from the exons ATGAGCTGTCTGGATGTTATGTACCAAGTGTACGGTCCTCCTCAGCCTTATTTTGCGGCAGCATACAGTCCTTACCATCAG AAACTTGCCTTTTACTCGAAGATGCAGGAAGCCCCAGAGAGTATCAGTACCAGCAGCAGTACcagcagcagtggcagctcctTCTCTAGCCATGTGCCCACCAGCATCAAGGAAGAGGAGTGTAGCCCGGGGAAGGAGAGACCCCCAGAGGCAGAGTACATTAGCTCCAGATGTGTGCTCTTTACTTACTTTCAGGGGGACATTAGCTCCGTGGTGGATGAGCACTTTAGCAGGGCCCTCAGTCAGCCCAGCAGTTACTCACCCAGCAGCACCAGTGCCAAGTCATCTAGGAGTGCCAATACATGGAGGG AGTCATCTTTCCCAATGAGTCAAAGGAGCTTCCCACCATCATTTTGGAATAGCAGTTATCATCCTTCTGCAGTTTCTGCTCCCTCTTCCTTGAGCAGTAGCCTAGCTAGTCCTCTGAGTGGTTCACATGCAGATATTACATTTGGGGCAGACCCTTATTCTCCAGCATCTATTCACAGTCACCTTCACCAAGGTCCCCCGGAGCCCTGGCACCATGcacatcaccatcatcatcatcaccacccTTATGCCATTGGGGGAGCTTTAAATACTCAAGGCTCCAGTTACCCTCGGCCGGGTATGCATGAGGTCTACAGCACACACTTTGATCCCCGCTACAGCTCCCTCCTTGTGCCAGCCTCTGTTCGACCTCACAGGATCACCCCAGCAGGGACATCTGCATCTACAGCACAATGTGATTTGGGAAAAGGAGAACCAGCCACTTCTGCATGGACAACACCTGGGCCATTTACAGGGCCAGCAACAGAGATGGGACAGAGCATTGGCCTTAATGTAGATGCAG CTCGTCGTTATTCCTTCTGTGGCGGGACTCTCCTGAGCTGA
- the vgll2.S gene encoding transcription cofactor vestigial-like protein 2 isoform X1 has product MSCLDVMYQVYGPPQPYFAAAYSPYHQKLAFYSKMQEAPESISTSSSTSSSGSSFSSHVPTSIKEEECSPGKERPPEAEYISSRCVLFTYFQGDISSVVDEHFSRALSQPSSYSPSSTSAKSSRSANTWRESSFPMSQRSFPPSFWNSSYHPSAVSAPSSLSSSLASPLSGSHADITFGADPYSPASIHSHLHQGPPEPWHHAHHHHHHHHPYAIGGALNTQGSSYPRPGMHEVYSTHFDPRYSSLLVPASVRPHRITPAGTSASTAQCDLGKGEPATSAWTTPGPFTGPATEMGQSIGLNVDAGLQPQDKSKDLYWF; this is encoded by the exons ATGAGCTGTCTGGATGTTATGTACCAAGTGTACGGTCCTCCTCAGCCTTATTTTGCGGCAGCATACAGTCCTTACCATCAG AAACTTGCCTTTTACTCGAAGATGCAGGAAGCCCCAGAGAGTATCAGTACCAGCAGCAGTACcagcagcagtggcagctcctTCTCTAGCCATGTGCCCACCAGCATCAAGGAAGAGGAGTGTAGCCCGGGGAAGGAGAGACCCCCAGAGGCAGAGTACATTAGCTCCAGATGTGTGCTCTTTACTTACTTTCAGGGGGACATTAGCTCCGTGGTGGATGAGCACTTTAGCAGGGCCCTCAGTCAGCCCAGCAGTTACTCACCCAGCAGCACCAGTGCCAAGTCATCTAGGAGTGCCAATACATGGAGGG AGTCATCTTTCCCAATGAGTCAAAGGAGCTTCCCACCATCATTTTGGAATAGCAGTTATCATCCTTCTGCAGTTTCTGCTCCCTCTTCCTTGAGCAGTAGCCTAGCTAGTCCTCTGAGTGGTTCACATGCAGATATTACATTTGGGGCAGACCCTTATTCTCCAGCATCTATTCACAGTCACCTTCACCAAGGTCCCCCGGAGCCCTGGCACCATGcacatcaccatcatcatcatcaccacccTTATGCCATTGGGGGAGCTTTAAATACTCAAGGCTCCAGTTACCCTCGGCCGGGTATGCATGAGGTCTACAGCACACACTTTGATCCCCGCTACAGCTCCCTCCTTGTGCCAGCCTCTGTTCGACCTCACAGGATCACCCCAGCAGGGACATCTGCATCTACAGCACAATGTGATTTGGGAAAAGGAGAACCAGCCACTTCTGCATGGACAACACCTGGGCCATTTACAGGGCCAGCAACAGAGATGGGACAGAGCATTGGCCTTAATGTAGATGCAG GTCTACAGCCCCAGGATAAAAGCAAGGATCTGTACTGGTTTTAA